Proteins from a single region of Bdellovibrio svalbardensis:
- a CDS encoding putative quinol monooxygenase produces the protein MVKAALLVRMEAKPGKEKEVEDFLKGALPLVEEELNTTAWFAIRLSPLVFGIFDAFPDESGRQAHLVGKVAEALMKKAPDLFLKEPTIEKVEVLADKLPGSGARSVDLPPEAFAP, from the coding sequence ATGGTTAAAGCCGCGTTGTTAGTTCGAATGGAAGCGAAGCCTGGAAAAGAAAAAGAGGTGGAGGATTTTTTAAAGGGGGCATTACCCTTGGTGGAGGAAGAACTCAATACGACCGCCTGGTTTGCTATTCGTTTAAGTCCCTTGGTCTTTGGTATTTTTGATGCCTTTCCTGATGAGTCCGGGCGGCAAGCTCACTTGGTGGGAAAGGTTGCAGAAGCTCTCATGAAGAAGGCTCCGGATTTGTTCTTGAAGGAACCCACGATTGAAAAGGTCGAAGTCTTGGCGGATAAGCTACCTGGTTCGGGTGCTCGCAGTGTCGATCTTCCTCCGGAAGCTTTTGCTCCCTAA
- a CDS encoding ABC transporter ATP-binding protein, translated as MPAISLRVQDLHKKMKKVQALKGLTMDFSANQLHGIIGPEGAGKTTLLRHLMGLLSPDQGKVEYYQDDLLISFSEVRTRCAYMPQTQSLYGDLSIHEHLEFFRTLYRLSDQEYQERRARLLEITRLEEFKDRVASQLSGGMYKKLGLMCAMLAAPKLMLLDEPTNGVDPLSRRDFWELLNQLKEEGITILVTTSYMDEALKCENVHLLFDGQSLMEGSPLEILKAQKCRNFDEVFLRYDSSLEAEKL; from the coding sequence ATGCCGGCAATTTCTTTACGCGTGCAGGACCTTCACAAAAAGATGAAGAAGGTGCAGGCCTTGAAGGGGCTCACCATGGATTTTTCAGCGAATCAGCTTCACGGAATCATCGGGCCGGAGGGGGCTGGTAAAACCACTTTACTTAGGCATCTGATGGGGTTGTTGTCGCCCGATCAAGGAAAGGTTGAGTACTATCAAGATGATTTGCTGATTTCCTTTTCGGAGGTGCGAACTCGCTGCGCCTATATGCCGCAGACGCAAAGTCTTTATGGTGACCTGAGCATTCATGAGCATCTGGAGTTTTTCCGAACGCTCTACCGATTGTCTGATCAGGAATATCAAGAGCGTCGCGCCCGTTTGCTGGAGATCACTCGTCTTGAAGAATTCAAGGATCGCGTCGCCTCGCAGTTGTCGGGGGGGATGTATAAGAAATTGGGCTTGATGTGTGCCATGTTGGCGGCGCCCAAGCTCATGCTTTTGGATGAGCCGACGAACGGTGTGGATCCTTTAAGCCGGAGGGATTTCTGGGAGCTTCTTAATCAACTTAAAGAAGAGGGCATCACCATTCTTGTTACAACATCCTATATGGACGAGGCTTTGAAATGTGAAAACGTTCACTTGCTTTTCGATGGACAGAGTCTGATGGAAGGATCCCCTTTGGAAATCCTTAAAGCACAAAAATGCCGAAACTTCGATGAGGTGTTTTTGCGTTATGATTCTTCGCTTGAAGCGGAAAAGTTATGA
- a CDS encoding methyl-accepting chemotaxis protein, giving the protein MNSLKSWIHGLRGKLLLSAFLPVFAFATITVIAMRGLDEIGTQLSGAYSDVIPNMEALGQMGMQRARVGYFIWASLSLHDDAKGRASFISKAEDAFKDFKKGQDMYEKQSFEPEEAKNYAKVKEHKEEFYQLTESIIADLKKNLPESDAKIKTLMNGGHWHILATDVQTMMAANIKLYSAMNEANNKKQEADRKTISQLLVLISAFCCFALFGILMWIAYRVSNSVGSIASHLAEVGTQVSGAISQLTSAGQTLSQASTESAASLEETVASLEEMSSMVKMNSDNAKQAAALSVSSRDAAEEGQREIQTLIASMHDISKSSKKIEEIISVIDDIAFQTNLLALNASVEAARAGEQGKGFAVVAEAVRALAQRSAVAAKDINVLIKESVNQVERGSDVADRSGETLNNIVNSVKKVSDLNNEISAASSEQTTGIQQISKAMNQLDQSTQANAASSEEIAASSEEISAQTQQMQNLTVNLNRVILGGAAEMEAQRHTKTTPAPAKVVPFKPRTATRSVGKKPHSAAATIPFDDDSRQEGLHRKVGTTDGF; this is encoded by the coding sequence ATGAACTCTTTAAAATCCTGGATTCATGGCTTGCGTGGAAAACTTCTTCTATCAGCTTTTCTTCCCGTATTTGCTTTCGCCACAATCACAGTGATTGCGATGCGCGGACTTGATGAGATCGGCACCCAACTTTCAGGTGCCTATTCAGATGTAATTCCCAATATGGAAGCTCTCGGACAAATGGGCATGCAAAGAGCTCGGGTCGGTTATTTTATCTGGGCTTCTCTCAGTTTGCATGACGACGCCAAAGGCCGCGCCTCTTTTATTAGTAAGGCAGAAGACGCATTCAAAGACTTTAAAAAAGGTCAGGACATGTATGAGAAGCAAAGTTTTGAACCCGAAGAAGCCAAGAACTATGCAAAGGTAAAAGAGCACAAAGAAGAGTTCTACCAGCTCACCGAAAGCATTATTGCCGACCTCAAGAAAAACCTTCCTGAGTCTGATGCAAAAATCAAAACCCTCATGAATGGGGGCCATTGGCATATTTTAGCAACAGATGTGCAAACCATGATGGCTGCGAACATCAAGCTATACTCAGCGATGAATGAAGCCAACAACAAGAAACAAGAAGCGGACCGCAAAACGATTTCTCAATTGCTGGTTCTAATCTCTGCCTTCTGTTGTTTTGCTTTATTTGGAATTCTTATGTGGATCGCCTATCGTGTTTCAAACTCAGTTGGAAGCATTGCGTCTCATCTTGCGGAGGTGGGAACACAGGTCTCTGGGGCCATCTCTCAGCTGACCTCTGCTGGTCAAACATTGTCTCAGGCTTCCACGGAGTCTGCTGCATCCTTAGAGGAAACAGTCGCCTCCCTGGAGGAAATGTCTTCGATGGTAAAAATGAACTCCGACAATGCCAAACAAGCGGCGGCACTTTCGGTATCCTCCCGCGATGCCGCGGAAGAAGGACAACGTGAAATTCAGACTCTGATTGCCTCAATGCACGACATTTCCAAGTCTTCCAAGAAGATCGAAGAGATTATTAGTGTTATTGATGACATCGCCTTCCAAACCAATCTTCTCGCACTGAATGCCTCGGTTGAGGCCGCTCGCGCCGGCGAACAAGGAAAAGGTTTCGCGGTGGTTGCTGAGGCCGTTCGCGCCTTGGCACAACGTTCCGCAGTTGCCGCAAAAGACATCAATGTTTTGATCAAAGAAAGCGTCAACCAGGTTGAAAGAGGCTCTGACGTCGCCGATCGCTCTGGTGAGACCTTAAACAATATCGTCAATTCTGTGAAAAAGGTTTCAGACTTGAACAATGAAATCTCCGCAGCGAGTTCTGAACAAACGACTGGTATTCAGCAGATTAGCAAGGCTATGAACCAACTTGACCAAAGCACTCAAGCCAACGCGGCTTCGTCTGAAGAAATTGCGGCCTCTTCTGAGGAAATTTCAGCACAAACACAGCAAATGCAAAATCTGACTGTGAACCTCAACAGAGTCATCCTTGGAGGTGCAGCAGAAATGGAAGCTCAGCGCCATACAAAAACAACCCCGGCTCCTGCCAAGGTTGTCCCATTTAAACCAAGAACTGCCACAAGGTCCGTGGGCAAAAAGCCACATTCAGCCGCCGCCACAATTCCATTTGACGATGACTCGCGCCAAGAAGGTCTCCATAGAAAAGTGGGTACAACGGATGGCTTTTAA
- a CDS encoding ABC transporter ATP-binding protein codes for MISVEVKDLSVKYGDFYAVRNLSFAVERGDIFGFLGANGAGKTTTIRVLCGLILPTEGAAFVGGVNVQEEPFAVKQKVGYMSQKFTLYDDMTVDENLAFTASLRKLEKGQFQNQKEMLLSFIHFNQSRSLMVRDLPGGVKQQVSLVASLLHDPEVVFLDEPTAGVSPAYRQRFWELIQQLAAAGKTVFVTTHYMDEAERCNRIALMRAGELIALDSPENLKKNSFPKKKPQEVHLEDVFIAVVEGGSE; via the coding sequence ATGATCTCGGTGGAGGTAAAAGACCTTTCTGTAAAGTACGGTGACTTCTACGCAGTAAGGAATTTGTCCTTTGCTGTTGAACGCGGCGATATCTTTGGCTTTCTCGGCGCGAATGGAGCAGGCAAGACCACCACAATCCGGGTTTTGTGCGGATTGATTCTGCCAACTGAAGGTGCGGCCTTTGTCGGTGGGGTGAATGTTCAGGAGGAGCCCTTCGCTGTAAAGCAAAAAGTGGGTTATATGTCTCAGAAGTTCACTTTGTATGACGATATGACCGTGGATGAGAATTTGGCTTTCACAGCCTCATTGCGGAAACTTGAAAAGGGGCAGTTTCAAAATCAAAAAGAAATGCTGTTGAGCTTTATCCACTTCAATCAATCACGCAGTTTGATGGTTCGTGATCTTCCGGGTGGAGTGAAGCAACAGGTGAGCCTGGTTGCATCTTTATTGCATGATCCGGAGGTGGTGTTTTTGGATGAACCCACAGCGGGTGTCAGTCCAGCTTACCGGCAAAGATTTTGGGAACTCATTCAGCAGCTCGCAGCGGCTGGTAAAACAGTTTTTGTGACCACACACTATATGGACGAAGCGGAACGCTGCAATCGCATTGCCTTGATGAGAGCCGGGGAGTTGATCGCATTAGACAGTCCGGAAAACTTAAAGAAAAATAGTTTCCCTAAAAAGAAGCCACAGGAAGTTCATTTGGAAGATGTCTTCATTGCCGTGGTGGAAGGGGGGAGTGAATGA
- a CDS encoding ABC transporter permease, translated as MRTLLGFIKKEFLQTLRDPRMRILLFLAPCVELTIFGVALSTEAKNIRLSVVGAPSDSMLQTIYRDCLASGWFIPAKVSSSDPFEQMQRDEADAVMIAPPGGLDKAIGQGRGQVQLLVNAINVTRGQSIERYFMAVTQSQAPRSSPLQFDVRVLYNPAMRSAYFLIPGVMSMLVCLITILLTSMSIAKEKEIGTFETLISAPILPEEVLLGKTVPFVLLGMSNIPLIMAVAVFVFELPLRGSIWWLMFSSGVFVFCTVAIGLLISTLAKNQQQSMMGGFLFLFPAMLLSGLVFPIENMPWALRLVSYLNPLTYFIEILRNITLKGGDSRLLLFNTSILAAMAVMAIFVSWRRFKTRL; from the coding sequence ATGAGAACTCTGTTGGGGTTTATCAAGAAAGAGTTTTTGCAGACCCTGCGAGATCCGCGAATGAGAATTCTGCTGTTTCTGGCCCCTTGTGTTGAGTTGACTATTTTTGGGGTGGCCTTGTCGACGGAGGCCAAAAATATTCGTTTGAGTGTTGTGGGAGCGCCTAGCGATTCCATGCTTCAGACCATCTATCGTGATTGCCTTGCTTCGGGTTGGTTTATTCCGGCCAAAGTCAGTTCTTCAGATCCGTTTGAACAAATGCAAAGAGATGAGGCGGATGCAGTGATGATTGCTCCGCCAGGCGGCTTGGATAAGGCTATCGGGCAAGGGCGGGGGCAGGTGCAGCTCTTGGTGAATGCCATCAATGTGACGCGGGGGCAGAGCATTGAGCGCTATTTCATGGCTGTGACTCAAAGCCAGGCGCCTCGCAGTTCGCCACTGCAGTTCGATGTACGGGTACTGTACAATCCAGCGATGCGTTCCGCCTATTTTTTGATTCCCGGCGTGATGAGTATGCTGGTGTGCCTGATTACAATTCTTTTGACGAGCATGTCCATTGCCAAAGAAAAAGAGATTGGAACTTTCGAGACTTTAATTTCAGCGCCGATATTGCCCGAGGAAGTGCTATTGGGAAAAACGGTACCTTTTGTGTTGTTGGGTATGAGTAATATTCCATTGATTATGGCCGTGGCAGTTTTTGTATTTGAACTACCTTTGCGGGGAAGTATTTGGTGGTTGATGTTTTCCTCAGGCGTCTTCGTTTTTTGTACGGTGGCCATTGGTCTTTTGATTTCGACTTTGGCAAAGAATCAACAGCAGTCGATGATGGGCGGCTTTCTATTTTTATTTCCCGCCATGTTGCTTTCCGGTTTGGTGTTTCCCATTGAGAACATGCCTTGGGCTTTGCGTTTGGTTTCGTATCTGAATCCGCTGACGTATTTTATTGAAATCTTGCGAAACATAACGCTTAAAGGTGGAGATTCTCGGTTGCTACTGTTCAATACTTCTATTTTGGCTGCGATGGCAGTGATGGCAATCTTTGTAAGTTGGCGGAGATTTAAAACTCGGCTTTAA
- the ku gene encoding non-homologous end joining protein Ku, with translation MRSNIWKGSISFGLLNIPVTLQTADQEKEIHFSMLDKKDLSRINYKKFNAQTGKEVPYDRIVKGFEYEKGHYVIVNDTDFRKANPKATQTIDIEDFVLLSDVDPLLFERPYYLAPQKGAEKGYYLLREALKRSKKVAIAKIVIRVKQHLVMLMPREDYIVLEILRFAHQVKETSEVDYLKEANKKVSFTPRELKMAEELIEGMTAKWNPEKYKDTYYQDMMKLIKQKVRQGQGHIVEEVQKEPRIESTSNIIDLMPLLKKSLAASKPKTVKKKTASRAHA, from the coding sequence TGCAGACTGCCGATCAGGAAAAAGAAATTCATTTTTCCATGCTTGATAAGAAAGACCTCTCAAGAATCAACTACAAGAAATTCAATGCCCAAACCGGAAAGGAAGTTCCCTACGATCGCATCGTAAAAGGATTTGAATATGAAAAAGGTCATTATGTTATCGTCAACGACACCGACTTCCGGAAGGCCAACCCTAAAGCCACTCAAACCATCGACATTGAAGACTTTGTTCTTTTGTCTGATGTAGATCCACTCCTCTTCGAACGACCCTATTATTTGGCTCCGCAAAAAGGAGCCGAAAAGGGATACTACCTTTTGCGCGAGGCTTTAAAGAGATCCAAAAAGGTCGCCATTGCCAAGATCGTCATCCGCGTGAAACAACATCTCGTGATGCTGATGCCCCGTGAGGATTATATCGTTTTGGAAATCCTTCGTTTTGCCCACCAAGTTAAAGAGACTTCTGAAGTTGATTACCTCAAAGAGGCCAACAAAAAGGTTTCTTTTACTCCCCGTGAATTGAAAATGGCCGAAGAACTGATCGAAGGAATGACTGCGAAGTGGAACCCTGAAAAATACAAAGATACTTATTACCAGGATATGATGAAACTCATCAAACAGAAGGTTCGCCAAGGGCAAGGCCATATCGTCGAAGAGGTCCAAAAAGAACCACGCATCGAATCCACCAGCAATATTATTGATTTGATGCCTTTACTCAAAAAAAGCCTCGCCGCCAGCAAACCGAAAACAGTCAAAAAGAAAACCGCTTCACGAGCCCATGCCTAA
- the ligD gene encoding DNA ligase D — translation MPLHEYQQKRNFKKTSEPKGTKRKSKEHALMFVIQEHHASHLHYDLRLEWEGVLKSWAIPKGPSLDPNTKRLAVEVEDHPLSYGSFEGVIPENQYGAGEVIIWDTGTWIPTTDPAVGFKKGHLQFDLKGKKLKGRWDLIRTHFAGRKNQWLLIKQKDDFVKPETSPPKKKSSKKSEKIPVSSTRTGHSKNSKLKASQFISPELAQLANIPPLGDNWIHEIKFDGYRMQAHINRGKAVLLTRTGLDWSNRFPSLIESLKSLSVDEAVLDGEVVWLDSTGRSDFQLLQNALKSQQTAPLIYYAFDLLSYSTQDTRDLELSERKKRLKMILKKAAKNIRYSEELRGSGQELLKIACQHKLEGIVSKNIESTYVSNRNPNWIKTKCTHQQEFVIGGYTKGSGARSSLGALLLGVYKKNQLHYVGKVGTGFTQKSLLEVLKTLAPLEQRKSPFQKKSPHEHRVHWLKPLWSAEIIFANWTHDGHLRAPVFNGLREDKPTKEITVEEPLSAKELESVTITNPDKILFPKEKITKLEVANYYHKISKEILPYLRNRPLSLLRCPEGVLKSCFFQKHIPTPLPATLREIPIAEKSGVKNYIGLQNPLGLTTLVQMGAFEIHCWNSVAESVENPDQIVIDFDPGPHVPWHQVVEAAFDLKKMLEQLKIKSFVKLSGGKGLHVHIPVRPVYSWEQIKAFSAALAKELEISRPDRYIFKMTKNLRAKKIFIDYFRNTRGATAVAPYSLRARPQSAVAMPLEWSQLKKTTSADEFSLTRALAYLAKRKKDPWSEFQNSHQRIKILDDSLKLGSKSFRRKIDTASTRTR, via the coding sequence ATGCCTTTGCATGAGTACCAACAAAAAAGAAATTTTAAAAAAACATCAGAGCCCAAGGGAACCAAAAGGAAATCCAAAGAACACGCTTTGATGTTCGTCATTCAAGAACATCACGCTTCTCACCTCCACTATGATCTGCGCTTGGAGTGGGAAGGTGTTCTAAAAAGCTGGGCCATCCCCAAAGGCCCCAGTCTTGATCCAAATACAAAACGACTGGCCGTGGAAGTGGAGGATCATCCTCTCTCATACGGCAGTTTCGAAGGTGTGATTCCAGAAAATCAATATGGAGCAGGAGAAGTTATCATCTGGGACACGGGAACCTGGATTCCCACCACCGATCCCGCCGTGGGATTCAAGAAAGGCCATCTACAATTTGATCTCAAAGGCAAAAAATTGAAAGGCCGATGGGATCTGATACGCACACACTTTGCGGGACGCAAAAACCAGTGGTTGCTTATCAAACAAAAGGATGACTTCGTTAAACCTGAAACTTCGCCTCCAAAAAAGAAATCTTCAAAAAAATCAGAAAAGATCCCCGTCTCTTCTACAAGAACCGGACACTCTAAAAATTCCAAATTAAAAGCATCCCAATTCATCTCCCCAGAGTTGGCTCAACTGGCCAACATCCCTCCTCTGGGGGACAATTGGATTCACGAAATAAAGTTTGATGGTTACCGCATGCAGGCTCATATCAACAGAGGAAAAGCGGTTCTTTTAACGCGGACCGGGCTTGACTGGAGCAACAGGTTTCCATCACTCATCGAATCCCTGAAAAGTTTATCCGTCGATGAAGCCGTCCTTGATGGCGAAGTGGTTTGGCTGGACAGCACGGGGCGAAGCGACTTTCAACTTCTGCAGAATGCCTTAAAGAGCCAACAAACTGCTCCGCTCATTTATTATGCTTTCGATCTGCTTTCATATTCAACTCAAGACACCCGCGATCTTGAATTGAGCGAGAGAAAAAAACGCCTAAAGATGATCTTAAAGAAGGCTGCCAAGAATATTCGCTACAGCGAAGAACTCAGAGGCTCAGGGCAAGAGCTGCTTAAGATCGCCTGCCAACACAAGCTGGAAGGAATCGTCTCGAAAAATATTGAAAGCACTTATGTCTCGAATCGCAATCCAAATTGGATCAAGACAAAATGCACTCATCAACAAGAATTCGTAATAGGCGGCTACACCAAGGGCTCAGGGGCTCGCAGCTCCTTGGGCGCGTTACTACTGGGCGTTTACAAAAAAAATCAACTTCACTATGTGGGTAAAGTCGGAACCGGATTCACTCAGAAATCCCTGCTCGAGGTCTTAAAAACCCTCGCCCCTCTGGAACAACGCAAATCTCCCTTTCAAAAAAAATCACCCCATGAGCATCGCGTGCACTGGCTCAAACCCCTTTGGAGTGCTGAAATTATTTTTGCCAACTGGACCCATGACGGACACTTGCGCGCCCCGGTTTTTAATGGTCTGCGCGAAGATAAACCCACAAAAGAGATCACGGTGGAAGAGCCACTCTCCGCAAAAGAACTGGAATCCGTGACTATCACCAATCCCGACAAAATTCTTTTCCCGAAAGAAAAAATCACCAAGTTAGAGGTTGCCAATTACTATCACAAAATATCTAAAGAAATACTGCCCTACCTTCGCAATCGTCCTCTTTCGCTTTTGCGTTGCCCCGAAGGGGTCCTGAAAAGTTGTTTTTTCCAAAAGCACATTCCTACCCCACTCCCAGCCACCCTGCGGGAAATCCCCATCGCCGAAAAATCCGGAGTGAAAAATTACATTGGCCTGCAGAATCCACTGGGCTTGACCACGCTGGTGCAAATGGGAGCATTTGAAATTCATTGTTGGAACTCTGTTGCAGAGAGCGTTGAAAATCCCGACCAGATTGTTATCGACTTCGACCCTGGGCCCCATGTGCCATGGCACCAGGTTGTTGAGGCGGCCTTTGATCTAAAAAAGATGCTTGAGCAACTGAAAATCAAAAGCTTCGTAAAATTAAGCGGAGGCAAGGGACTGCACGTGCATATTCCCGTCAGGCCCGTCTACTCTTGGGAGCAAATCAAAGCTTTCTCTGCAGCCCTAGCCAAGGAACTGGAAATCTCTCGACCAGATCGCTATATCTTTAAAATGACCAAAAATCTTCGCGCTAAAAAAATATTTATTGATTACTTTCGAAACACGCGCGGAGCCACTGCTGTAGCGCCTTATTCTCTGCGCGCGCGGCCTCAGAGTGCGGTCGCCATGCCCCTGGAGTGGTCGCAACTAAAAAAAACAACCAGCGCCGATGAGTTCTCATTAACAAGAGCTCTGGCCTATTTAGCAAAACGAAAAAAAGATCCTTGGTCAGAATTCCAGAACAGCCATCAACGGATTAAAATTTTAGATGACAGTCTTAAATTAGGGAGCAAAAGCTTCCGGAGGAAGATCGACACTGCGAGCACCCGAACCAGGTAG
- a CDS encoding ABC transporter permease: protein MIRSSILAVAKKEVFHIVRDPFTLTMALGMPVVMVLFFGLAIEFNLDKIPIAIFDGSKTTNSRDLIQTFSSSKYFIPKYVFGPAQALQLVDEGAAQAALIIPPTYARELTLFRQSSVQILVDGTDNSSAGSILGYLGGLQVMALKKEFGAQAARPVVDVKSRFLYNSELNSRWFVVPGLAAVVIAVLSILLTALTVAREWENGSMELLLGTPIRPIEIILGKLLPYCVMGLVAALFVFMMSQIVFEVPFRGNFLIYLFACLIFLSTYLAQGLLISVITRKQQLSMQFSMLTGLLPTLLLSGFIFPTEHMPSFFYYLTMLLPARWFISISRKLFLQGASFFDVLPSLLVMCILLMVMILLATKKFKKDVEP from the coding sequence ATGATCAGGTCCTCCATCTTGGCTGTCGCGAAGAAAGAAGTTTTTCATATCGTGAGAGACCCATTTACATTGACCATGGCTTTGGGGATGCCCGTTGTGATGGTGCTTTTCTTTGGGCTCGCGATCGAATTTAATTTGGATAAGATACCCATCGCAATCTTTGATGGAAGTAAAACCACCAACTCTCGAGATTTGATTCAGACATTTTCCAGTTCGAAATATTTTATTCCCAAATATGTTTTTGGTCCCGCTCAGGCGTTACAATTGGTCGATGAGGGGGCAGCGCAGGCGGCATTGATCATTCCGCCCACTTACGCGCGTGAGCTGACTTTGTTCAGGCAAAGTTCTGTGCAGATTTTGGTCGATGGCACGGATAATTCTTCAGCTGGATCCATTCTCGGTTACCTCGGTGGTTTGCAGGTGATGGCTTTAAAAAAGGAGTTTGGTGCTCAGGCGGCGCGACCTGTCGTTGATGTGAAAAGTCGGTTTCTTTATAATTCAGAGCTGAACAGTCGCTGGTTTGTGGTTCCGGGTTTGGCGGCGGTGGTGATTGCGGTGCTGTCGATTTTATTGACGGCCTTAACTGTTGCCCGCGAATGGGAAAATGGTTCAATGGAGCTTTTACTGGGAACCCCGATTCGTCCGATCGAGATTATTTTGGGAAAGCTCTTGCCATACTGTGTGATGGGGCTGGTTGCGGCTTTGTTTGTGTTCATGATGTCGCAAATAGTTTTTGAAGTGCCGTTTCGTGGAAATTTTCTAATCTATCTGTTTGCCTGTTTAATTTTCTTAAGTACTTATCTTGCTCAAGGATTATTGATTTCCGTAATCACCCGCAAGCAACAATTGAGCATGCAGTTTTCTATGTTGACGGGTTTGCTTCCGACCTTGTTGTTGTCAGGTTTTATTTTTCCCACCGAACATATGCCCAGTTTCTTTTACTATCTGACCATGTTACTGCCTGCAAGGTGGTTTATCTCAATCAGTCGAAAGCTGTTCCTGCAGGGGGCCAGTTTCTTTGATGTGCTACCGTCTCTTTTGGTGATGTGCATTCTGCTCATGGTGATGATTTTACTTGCCACAAAAAAATTTAAAAAGGACGTGGAACCATGA
- a CDS encoding efflux RND transporter periplasmic adaptor subunit — MSKKKLLPLALVLILLVVAFLVKVFFFRSEFFYAGTIEVTKVDVPARVAAVIDEMPIMEGQIVTQGQKLVKLSCEDLKVSYSLAKINYDRARSLFRSGNISAEAYDQAANKKDDLQVRTGWCDIFSPLKGTVLTKYFEIGEMVNPGAKLFTIGDLSSVYAYFYIPHDEIAKIKVGQKTQARLHEVDNKAFEGVVEFINPEAEFTPKNVQTRDERTRLVFAVKVRFANPEEVLKPGMTLEWKGGG, encoded by the coding sequence ATGTCCAAGAAAAAGCTTCTTCCTCTAGCCTTGGTGTTAATCCTTCTTGTCGTGGCCTTCCTGGTGAAGGTGTTTTTCTTTCGTTCAGAATTTTTCTATGCAGGAACTATCGAGGTGACGAAAGTGGATGTCCCTGCCCGGGTGGCCGCGGTCATTGATGAAATGCCGATTATGGAGGGGCAGATCGTCACCCAGGGGCAAAAGCTGGTGAAGCTTTCCTGTGAAGATTTAAAAGTATCCTACAGTCTTGCAAAGATTAACTATGACCGGGCCCGCAGTCTTTTTAGAAGCGGGAATATATCTGCGGAAGCTTATGATCAGGCCGCAAATAAGAAAGACGACCTTCAGGTTCGCACCGGATGGTGTGACATATTTTCACCGTTAAAAGGCACAGTGCTGACCAAGTATTTTGAGATTGGCGAGATGGTCAATCCTGGAGCGAAGCTTTTTACGATTGGCGATCTGAGTTCCGTGTATGCCTATTTCTATATTCCGCATGATGAAATCGCAAAAATTAAAGTCGGGCAAAAAACACAGGCTCGACTGCATGAGGTGGACAATAAAGCTTTCGAGGGTGTGGTGGAATTTATTAATCCTGAAGCGGAATTCACCCCTAAGAATGTTCAGACCCGTGATGAGCGAACCCGTTTGGTTTTTGCGGTGAAGGTTCGATTCGCCAATCCTGAAGAGGTGTTAAAACCTGGAATGACCTTGGAGTGGAAGGGTGGAGGATGA